One Diabrotica virgifera virgifera chromosome 3, PGI_DIABVI_V3a genomic window carries:
- the LOC114325568 gene encoding SUN domain-containing protein 1-like codes for MFNSRGVCSTPRARPNNWLKYVLGLCLLVSLYIIIVLIHNAQQIRNLSEEVAVLKHEIDNIFDENRIYAIEDTLNSVKRHQEYLERNVKSFINEELETFGADKTGQVDFALEASGGKIVKLSPDTQNFNLATTVFGIPVCEGSHSPRAMLQADMSPGHCWAIKGSYGGAVVKLIGKVHITAFTLEHISRHMSPTNEVTSAPRDFEVWGLNDDLVREEYLGRFSYELNGQLFQTFPVDSSNNYEYVEFIILTNHYHPVFTCIYRFRVHGILKVNMKN; via the coding sequence atgTTCAACTCCCGGGGAGTTTGCAGTACACCAAGAGCCAGGCCAAATAATTGGTTAAAGTACGTATTGGGTCTCTGTTTACTCGTTTCATTGTACATTATAATTGTTTTAATACACAACGCACAGCAGATACGAAACTTATCAGAAGAAGTTGCCGTTTTAAAGCACGAAATAGACAACATTTTTGACGAAAATCGAATCTATGCAATCGAAGATACCTTGAACAGCGTTAAAAGACACCAAGAGTATCTAGAAAGAAACGTAAAATCTTTCATAAATGAAGAGTTGGAGACTTTCGGTGCTGACAAAACTGGACAGGTCGATTTTGCTTTGGAAGCATCAGGTGGGAAAATAGTCAAGTTGTCTCCTGATACGCAAAACTTCAATTTGGCAACAACAGTATTTGGCATACCCGTGTGTGAAGGATCTCATAGTCCTAGAGCCATGTTGCAAGCTGATATGTCACCTGGTCACTGTTGGGCCATTAAAGGATCTTATGGGGGTGCTGTGGTGAAGCTGATAGGAAAAGTACACATAACTGCATTTACCCTTGAACACATTTCTAGACATATGTCTCCTACTAATGAAGTAACGTCAGCTCCTAGAGATTTTGAGGTCTGGGGTCTCAATGATGATCTGGTCAGAGAGGAGTATCTCGGTCGATTTAGTTACGAGTTAAATGGCCAACTGTTTCAAACTTTTCCTGTAGACAGCTCCAATAATTACGAATATGTGGAGTTTATTATATTGACCAATCACTACCATCCGGTTTTTACTTGTATATACAGATTTAGAGTGCATGGTATTCTGAAGGtaaacatgaaaaattaa